The proteins below are encoded in one region of Rhododendron vialii isolate Sample 1 chromosome 7a, ASM3025357v1:
- the LOC131334499 gene encoding uncharacterized protein LOC131334499, translating to MVLALDLRDFLLRAQVLKLYRQALRIARRAPGHARADLMHMIRQEMENNRNCSDKQRIRFLISEGKGKLKGLDEMLDMQGH from the exons ATGGTTCTCGCCTTAGATTTGCGGGATTTTCTTCTCCGTGCTCAAGTGCTGAAGCTGTATAGACAAGCTCTGAGGATTGCCAGAAGAGCCCCGGGCCATGCTAGAG CTGATCTGATGCACATGATTAGACAAGAGATGGAGAACAACCGGAATTGCAGTGACAAGCAGAGGATTCGTTTCTTGATAAGCGAGGGAAAGGGAAAATTGAAAGGTTTGGATGAGATGCTCGATATGCAGGGTCATTGA
- the LOC131334500 gene encoding DNA-directed RNA polymerase II subunit RPB1 yields the protein MDMRFPYSPAEVAKVRMVQFGILSPDEIRQMSVVQIEHSETTERGKPKPGGLSDPRLGTIDRKMKCETCMANMAECPGHFGHLELAKPMFHIGFMKTVLSIMRCVCFNCSKVLADEEDHKFKQAQKIRNPKNRLKKILDACKGKTKCEGGDDIDTQGQDTDEPVKKSRGGCGSQQPKLTIEGMKMVAEYKIQKKKNDDPDQLPEPVERKQQLSAERVLNVLKRISDEDCMLLGLNPKYARPDWMILQVLPIPPPPVRPSVMMDTSARSEDDLTHQLAMIIRHNENLRKQERNGAPAHIISEFAQLLQFHVATYFDNELPGQPRATQRSGRPIKSICSRLKAKEGRIRGNLMGKRVDFSARTVITPDPTINIDELGVPWSIALNLTYPETVTPYNIERLKELVEYGPHPPPGKTGAKYIIREDGQRLDLRYLKKSSDHHLELGYKVERHLNDGDFVLFNRQPSLHKMSIMGHKIKIMPYSTFRLNLSVTSPYNADFDGDEMNMHVPQSFETRAEVLELMMVPKCIVSPQANRPVMGIVQDTLLGCRKITKRDTFIEKDVFMNILMWWEDFDGKIPAPAILKPKPLWTGKQVFNLIIPKQINLLRTSAWHAESETGPITPGDTHVRIEKGEVLSGTLCKKTLGTSTGSLIHVIWEEVGPDAARKFLGHTQWLVNYWLLQNGFSIGIGDTIADAATMEKINETISKAKNEVKDLIRAAQDKQLEAEPGRTMMESFENRVNQVLNKARDDAGSSAQKSLAESNNLKAMVTAGSKGSFINISQMTACVGQQNVEGKRIPYGFIDRTLPHFTKDDYGPESRGFVENSYLRGLTPQEFFFHAMGGREGLIDTAVKTSETGYIQRRLVKAMEDIMVKYDGTVRNSLGDVIQFLYGEDGMDAVWIETQRLDSLKMKKSEFDKKFRYEIDDGNWNPSYMLAEHVEDLKTIREFRNVFDAEVQKLEADRLQLGTEIATTGDNNWPMPVNLGRLIWNAQKTFKIDLRRPSDMHPMEIVEAVDKLQERLKVVPGDDLLSMEAQKNATTFFNILLRSTFASKRVLSEYKLTREAFEWVIGEIESRFLQSLVAPGEMIGCVAAQSIGEPATQMTLNTFHYAGVSAKNVTLGVPRLREIINVAKKIKTPSLSVYLTPEVGKTKERAKNVQCALEYTTLRSVTQATEVWYDPDPMSTIIEEDVDFVKSYYEMPDEEIDPEKISPWLLRIELNREMMVDKKLSMADIAEKINLEFDDDLTCIFNDDNAEKLILRIRIMNDEAPKGELQDESAEDDVFLKKIESNMLTEMALRGIPDINKVFIKQGKVNKFDENEGFKPESEWMLDTEGVNLLAVMCHEDVDSRRTTSNHLIEVIEVLGIEAVRRSLLDELRVVISFDGSYVNYRHLAILCDTMTYRGHLMAITRHGINRNDTGPMMRCSFEETVDILLDAAVFAETDHLRGVTENIMLGQLAPIGTGDCALYLNEKMLQHAIDIQLPSYMEGLDFGMTPARSPITGTPYHDGMMSPNYLLSPNLRLSPITDAQFSPYVGGMGFSPASSPGYSPSSPGYSPSSPGYSPTSPGYSPTSPGYSPTSPGYSPSSPTYSPSSPGYSPTSPTYSPTSPSYSPTSPSYSPTSPSYSPTSPSYSPTSPSYSPTSPSYSPTSPAYSPTSPAYSPTSPAYSPTSPSYSPTSPSYSPTSPSYSPTSPSYSPTSPSYSPTSPSYSPTSPAYSPTSPGYSPTSPSYSPTSLSYSPTSPSYNPSSAKYSPSLAYSPSSPRLSPASPYSPTSPNYSPTSPSYSPTSPSYSPSSPTYSPSSPYNSGVSPDYSPSSPQYSPSVGYSPSAPGYSPSSTSQYTPQMSNKENGSKR from the exons ATGGATATGCGATTCCCTTACTCTCCGGCGGAGGTAGCCAAAGTACGCATGGTCCAGTTCGGCATTCTCAGCCCCGACGAGATC AGGCAAATGTCAGTAGTGCAGATCGAGCACAGCGAGACGACGGAGAGAGGGAAGCCGAAGCCGGGCGGGCTCAGCGACCCGCGGCTGGGCACAATCGATCGTAAAATGAAGTGCGAAACTTGTATGGCCAATATGGCCGAGTGCCCCGGCCATTTCGGGCACCTCGAGCTAGCCAAGCCCATGTTTCATATCGGGTTTATGAAAACGGTGCTTAGTATTATGCGTTGCGTTTGCTTCAATTGCTCCAAAGTCCTTGCCGATGAG GAGGATCACAAATTTAAGCAAGCTCAGAAAATTCGAAATCCGAAAAACAGACTTAAAAAGATCTTGGATGCCTGCAAGGGCAAAACAAAATGTGAAGGCGGCGATGATATTGACACCCAAGGTCAAGATACTGATGAACCAGTTAAGAAGAGCCGAGGTGGTTGTGGTTCACAGCAGCCAAAGCTTACTATTGAAGGGATGAAAATGGTGGCTGAATACAAGattcagaagaagaaaaatgatgaCCCAGATCAGCTTCCCGAACCTGTTGAAAGAAAACAGCAGCTCTCTGCTGAAAGG GTTCTAAATGTCCTGAAACGTATAAGTGATGAAGACTGTATGTTATTGGGTTTGAATCCTAAGTATGCACGTCCAGATTGGATGATATTACAAGTCCTTCCAATACCGCCTCCTCCAGTGAGGCCTTCTGTGATGATGGATACGTCTGCCCGGAGTGAG GATGATTTGACTCATCAGTTGGCGATGATCATTAGGCATAATGAAAACCTGAGGAAACAGGAGAGAAATGGAGCACCGGCGCACATAATCTCTGAATTTGCACAGTTATTGCAGTTCCATGTAGCTACGTATTTTGACAATGAGCTTCCGGGTCAGCCAAGG gCTACGCAGAGGTCAGGACGGCCTATCAAGTCTATATGCAGTAGGCTTAAGGCGAAGGAGGGGCGTATTAGAGGCAATTTGATGGGTAAACGTGTGGACTTTTCTGCACGTACAGTCATCACCCCAGACCCAACCATTAACATTGATGAGCTGGGTGTACCATGGAGTATCGCATTGAATTTAACTTACCCAGAAACTGTCACTCCTTACAACATTGAAAG GCTGAAGGAGCTCGTTGAGTATGGCCCTCATCCGCCCCCTGGCAAAACTGGAGCGAAGTACATAATTAGAGAGGATGGCCAGAGGCTTGATCTGCGTTATTTAAAGAAAAGCAGTGATCATCATTTGGAGCTTGGATACAAG GTGGAGCGACACTTAAATGACGGAGACTTTGTTCTCTTCAACAGGCAACCGAGCCTGCACAAGATGTCCATCATGGGGCACAAAATCAAGATCATGCCTTACTCAACCTTCCGCTTGAATTTATCTGTTACTTCTCCATACAATGCAGATTTTGATGGAGATGAGATGAACATGCACGTCCCTCAGTCATTTGAAACCAGAGCAGAAGTTTTGGAGTTGATGATGGTGCCTAAGTGCATTGTCTCTCCTCAGGCAAACAGACCTGTCATGGGTATTGTGCAGGACACACTTTTAGGTTGCCGCAAGATAACAAAGAGAGATACATTTATTGAGAAG GATGTTTTCATGAACATCTTAATGTGGTGGGAGGATTTTGATGGAAAGATACCAGCACCTGCGATTTTGAAGCCGAAACCTCTTTGGACTGGAAAGCAAGTTTTTAATCTTATTATTCCGAAGCAGATAAACCTCCTAAGGACATCGGCATGGCATGCAGAATCTGAAACTGGACCTATAACCCCAGGAGACACTCATGTTCGGATAGAAAAGGGGGAAGTCCTTTCTGGAACTCTTTGCAAGAAAACCCTTGGCACATCCACAGGAAGTCTTATTCATGTCATCTG GGAGGAGGTTGGTCCTGATGCTGCTCGCAAATTCCTGGGACATACCCAGTGGCTTGTTAATTATTGGCTTTTGCAGAATGGTTTCAGCATCGGTATTGGGGACACAATTGCAGATGCTGCAACCAtggaaaaaattaatgaaactaTTTCTAAAGCCAAGAATGAAGTGAAAGACCTTATTAGGGCTGCCCAAGATAAGCAGTTGGAGGCTGAGCCTGGCCGTACTATGATGGAATCATTTGAGAACAGAGTGAACCAG GTGCTGAACAAGGCTCGTGATGATGCTGGAAGTAGTGCACAAAAGAGTTTGGCAGAGAGTAACAATCTGAAGGCAATGGTCACGGCAGGTTCTAAGGGAAGCTTTATTAATATATCTCAGATGACTGCTTGTGTTGGGCAGCAAAATGTTGAAGGTAAGCGTATTCCATATGGGTTCATAGACCGGACTCTTCCTCATTTCACCAAGGATGACTATGGACCTGAAAGTCGTGGGTTTGTGGAGAACTCTTACCTAAGAGGTTTGACCCCTCAAGAGTTCTTTTTCCATGCCATGGGTGGTAGAGAAGGTTTGATTGACACTGCAGTCAAAACTTCTGAGACTGGATATATCCAGAGGCGACTTGTGAAAGCTATGGAAGATATTATGGTTAAATATGACGGTACAGTTAGGAACTCACTTGGGGATGTTATCCAGTTTCTATATGGGGAAGACGGTATGGATGCTGTTTGGATTGAAACGCAGAGGCTTGATTCTCTTAAAATGAAAAAGTCCGAGTTTGACAAGAAGTTCAGATATGAGATCGATGATGGGAACTGGAACCCTAGCTACATGTTGGCAGAACATGTGGAGGATCTGAAAACCATCCGGGAGTTTCGCAATGTGTTTGATGCTGAAGTCCAGAAACTAGAAGCTGATCGGTTGCAGCTGGGAACAGAAATTGCAACTACTGGTGATAATAATTGGCCAATGCCCGTGAATCTAGGGCGGCTTATTTGGAATGCACAGAAGACGTTTAAGATTGACCTAAGACGACCTTCTGATATGCACCCAATGGAGATTGTGGAAGCTGTTGATAAGCTTCAGGAGAGGTTGAAGGTTGTGCCTGGTGATGATCTTCTCAGTATGGAAGCACAGAAAAATGCCACAACATTCTTCAACATTCTTCTCCGGAGCACGTTTGCCAGTAAGAGGGTGTTGAGTGAGTACAAGCTTACTCGTGAAGCATTCGAGTGGGTTATTGGTGAGATAGAATCGCGATTTTTGCAGTCACTTGTAGCCCCTGGAGAAATGATTGGGTGTGTTGCTGCCCAGTCTATTGGTGAGCCTGCCACTCAGATGACTCTGAACACCTTCCATTATGCCGGTGTGAGTGCTAAAAATGTCACCCTTGGAGTCCCTAGGTTGAGAGAAATTATCAATGTGGCCAAAAAGATAAAAaccccttctctctctgtctACTTGACTCCTGAAGTTGGCAAGACAAAAGAAAGGGCCAAAAACGTACAGTGTGCTCTGGAATACACTACCCTACGTAGTGTTACGCAGGCTACTGAAGTTTGGTATGATCCGGATCCCATGAGCACGATTATAGAAGAGGATGTTGATTTTGTCAAGTCTTATTATGAAATGCCGGATGAAGAAATTGACCCAGAGAAGATTTCTCCTTGGTTACTTCGTATAGAGTTAAATCGTGAAATGATGGTCGATAAGAAGCTGAGTATGGCCGATATTGCTGAGAAGATCAACCTTGAGTTTGACGATGATTTAACCTGCATATTTAACGATGATAATGCTGAAAAGTTGATTCTGCGTATCCGAATCATGAACGATGAGGCTCCTAAAGGGGAGTTACAGGACGAATCTGCAGAGGATGATGTTTTCCTCAAGAAGATTGAAAGTAACATGTTGACTGAAATGGCTCTTCGTGGCATCCCGGATATAAATAAGGTTTTTATTAAACAGGGTAAAGTGAATAAATTTGATGAAAACGAAGGGTTTAAGCCTGAGAGCGAGTGGATGCTTGACACTGAAGGAGTCAATCTTTTGGCAGTTATGTGCCACGAGGACGTTGATTCTAGGAGGACGACTAGCAATCACTTGATTGAAGTAATTGAAGTTCTTGGAATTGAAGCAGTTCGCCGGTCCTTGCTTGATGAATTGCGAGTTGTCATCTCTTTCGATGGGTCCTATGTGAATTACAGACACTTGGCTATATTGTGCGATACCATGACCTATAGAGGTCACTTGATGGCCATCACTCGACATGGTATTAATCGAAACGACACTGGGCCAATGATGAGATGCTCATTTGAGGAAACAGTGGACATTCTTCTTGATGCTGCTGTGTTTGCTGAGACAGATCACTTGCGAGGTGTTACTGAAAATATCATGCTGGGGCAGCTGGCACCTATTGGTACAGGAGATTGTGCTCTCTATCTGAATGAGAAGATGCTGCAGCACGCAATTGATATCCAGCTTCCTAGTTACATGGAAGGATTGGACTTTGGCATGACGCCTGCCCGTTCACCCATAACGGGTACCCCTTATCATGACGGGATGATGTCACCGAATTACTTGTTAAGCCCAAATCTCCGTTTATCGCCTATTACAGATGCACAATTTTCTCCCTATGTTGGTGGTATGGGCTTCTCTCCTGCATCATCCCCAGGTTACAGCCCCTCTTCTCCTGGATATAGCCCCTCGTCTCCCGGATATAGTCCTACATCTCCTGGCTATAGTCCTACTTCCCCTGGATATAGCCCAACATCACCTGGTTACAGCCCAAGTTCCCCGACTTATAGTCCAAGCTCTCCAGGTTATAGTCCAACAAGCCCTACTTATTCACCGACGAGTCCCTCTTACTCCCCCACATCACCTAGTTATAGTCCTACATCGCCTAGCTACAGCCCTACCTCCCCAAGTTATAGTCCCACTTCTCCTAGCTATAGTCCCACTTCTCCAAGTTATAGTCCCACTTCTCCTGCTTATAGCCCCACTTCTCCAGCATATAGCCCCACTTCTCCGGCATATAGCCCCACTTCACCATCTTATAGCCCAACTTCACCGTCCTATAGCCCCACTTCACCGTCTTACAGCCCAACTTCACCATCTTACAGCCCAACGTCGCCGTCTTATAGTCCAACTTCTCCCTCTTATAGCCCTACCTCTCCTGCCTATAGCCCAACTTCTCCAGGGTACAGTCCGACGTCTCCGAGCTACAGTCCAACATCTCTGAGCTACAGCCCTACATCCCCAAGTTACAATCCTTCATCTGCAAAATACAGCCCGTCCCTGGCTTATTCGCCGAGCAGTCCAAGACTGTCGCCAGCCAGTCCATATAGTCCAACATCGCCTAATTACAG CCCCACATCACCATCGTATTCACCGACATCTCCGTCCTACTCTCCTTCTAGTCCAACATACAGTCCGAGCAG CCCTTACAACTCTGGTGTGAGCCCAGATTATAGCCCGAGTTCACCACAGTACAG TCCAAGCGTCGGGTACTCGCCAAGTGCACCTGGGTATTCACCCTCATCTACCAGCCAATACACTCCACAGATGAGCAACAAGGAAAACGGGAGCAAGCGCTAG